From the genome of Sphingobacterium kitahiroshimense, one region includes:
- a CDS encoding S66 peptidase family protein: MDKRTFLKSLGLVATGIPALSFAKEDFFETKADQKKLFAQVLRKGDTIGLIAPAGVIDTEEAIVMTREIFENFGFKIKEGKHIRSRYGNFAGKDEERLADIHSMFADKEVKAIVCIRGGAGASRLLPHIDYQLIANNPKVLLGYSDITALIMAFYKKTGLISFHGAVGISTWSNTVAKNFENQFFLNQPAQFANPTEKGDNFIQYKERITTLKSGQATGTLLGGNLTLLSGLCGSAYLPDFKNAILFLEEVDENIERVDRMFCQLKLAGILDQIKGFVFGKCTDCGPAGGYGSLTLEQVLNDYIKPLGIPAYSGAMIGHIANQFILPVGAQVKIDADKGTITLLEKVLKD, translated from the coding sequence ATGGATAAAAGAACATTTTTAAAATCCTTAGGCTTAGTCGCAACAGGAATACCTGCACTATCATTTGCAAAGGAAGATTTCTTTGAAACAAAAGCAGATCAAAAGAAATTATTTGCTCAAGTATTGCGCAAAGGAGATACCATCGGATTAATAGCTCCTGCGGGAGTTATTGATACCGAAGAAGCCATTGTTATGACCCGCGAAATTTTTGAAAACTTTGGTTTCAAAATCAAGGAAGGAAAACATATCCGAAGTAGATATGGTAATTTTGCAGGAAAAGATGAAGAGCGCCTAGCCGATATCCACAGCATGTTTGCAGACAAAGAAGTGAAAGCGATTGTCTGTATACGCGGAGGAGCAGGAGCATCCCGTTTATTACCACATATTGATTATCAACTCATCGCCAATAACCCCAAAGTATTATTAGGTTATAGCGATATTACTGCACTGATCATGGCCTTCTATAAAAAGACCGGTTTAATATCCTTTCACGGCGCAGTCGGTATCAGTACATGGAGTAATACCGTTGCTAAAAATTTTGAAAATCAATTTTTCCTTAATCAGCCGGCACAATTTGCAAACCCAACAGAAAAAGGCGATAACTTTATCCAGTACAAAGAGCGGATCACGACCTTAAAGTCAGGACAAGCAACAGGTACACTACTAGGAGGAAACCTGACATTGCTCAGTGGGTTATGCGGGTCAGCCTATTTGCCGGATTTTAAAAATGCCATACTCTTCCTAGAAGAAGTAGATGAAAATATAGAGCGCGTGGACCGGATGTTCTGTCAATTAAAATTAGCAGGAATTTTGGATCAGATCAAAGGTTTCGTCTTTGGTAAGTGTACGGACTGTGGGCCAGCAGGAGGTTATGGTTCTCTTACGCTCGAACAGGTATTGAACGATTATATCAAACCGCTCGGGATTCCTGCTTATTCAGGAGCCATGATCGGACATATTGCCAATCAATTTATATTACCGGTAGGAGCACAGGTCAAAATAGATGCCGACAAAGGAACCATTACACTTTTAGAGAAAGTACTAAAAGATTAA
- a CDS encoding dihydroorotase — MSTILIKSAQIVNEGKITTSDVYISNGRIEMIAAEINHPADREINAEGLHLLPGLIDDQVHFREPGLTHKADIWHESRAAVAGGTTSFMEMPNTVPNTLTQSLLQDKYDIASQNALANYSFFMGAANDNLEEVLKTNPRDVCGVKVFMGSSTGNMLVDNERALEQIFANSPTLVATHCEDEATIQENLAIYKEKYGEAGLTIDMHPLIRSAEACYISSSKAVELAKKNNTRLHILHISTAKEIGLFRNDIPLAEKLITAEACIHHMWFSDVDYKTKGNFIKWNPAVKTADNRDAIVKAVLDGHIDVIATDHAPHTIAEKTQAYSAAPSGGPLVQHALQALLDMYHEGKITLEQIVQKSAHNTAICFQIEERGFIREGYWADLVLVDLNKPYTVTKSNILSKCGWSPFEDHTFKSSIEHTIVSGQLAYSKGSLIEYGSGRRLLFNR, encoded by the coding sequence ATGTCAACAATACTTATAAAATCTGCACAAATCGTTAATGAAGGGAAGATTACCACTTCAGATGTCTATATCAGTAATGGCCGTATCGAGATGATCGCCGCAGAGATTAACCACCCTGCCGATAGAGAGATTAATGCCGAAGGATTACACCTTTTACCCGGATTAATTGACGATCAAGTACACTTTCGTGAACCAGGATTGACGCACAAAGCTGATATCTGGCATGAAAGCCGTGCCGCAGTAGCTGGAGGTACAACATCATTTATGGAAATGCCCAATACAGTACCCAATACTTTAACACAATCTTTGTTACAAGATAAGTACGATATCGCCTCTCAAAATGCTTTAGCCAACTACTCATTTTTTATGGGTGCAGCCAATGATAATCTGGAAGAAGTACTCAAAACAAACCCTCGTGATGTCTGTGGTGTCAAAGTATTCATGGGATCATCAACTGGTAATATGTTGGTAGACAATGAGCGTGCATTGGAACAGATATTTGCTAACTCGCCCACATTAGTAGCCACACACTGCGAAGATGAAGCCACTATCCAGGAAAACCTTGCTATATATAAAGAGAAATATGGCGAAGCAGGATTGACAATAGATATGCATCCCCTTATTCGTTCGGCAGAAGCTTGCTACATCTCATCCTCCAAAGCTGTAGAATTAGCGAAAAAGAACAATACCCGCTTACATATTCTGCACATCTCTACTGCTAAAGAAATCGGACTATTCAGAAATGACATTCCATTGGCAGAAAAATTAATTACAGCTGAAGCATGTATTCACCATATGTGGTTCTCCGATGTCGATTACAAGACAAAAGGTAATTTTATCAAATGGAATCCAGCTGTTAAAACAGCAGATAATAGAGATGCCATTGTAAAAGCGGTATTGGATGGACATATCGATGTAATTGCTACCGATCATGCCCCACATACCATTGCTGAAAAGACACAAGCTTATAGCGCAGCACCATCTGGAGGGCCATTGGTACAACATGCATTACAAGCTTTATTGGACATGTACCATGAGGGCAAGATCACTTTAGAGCAGATCGTTCAAAAGTCAGCACACAATACAGCAATTTGCTTCCAGATTGAGGAACGTGGATTTATTCGTGAAGGATATTGGGCAGATTTAGTACTGGTAGATTTAAATAAACCTTATACGGTTACAAAATCAAATATACTGTCAAAATGTGGCTGGTCTCCATTTGAAGATCATACCTTTAAATCTTCTATCGAGCACACCATTGTATCAGGACAATTAGCCTATTCCAAAGGGAGCTTGATCGAGTACGGCTCTGGTAGACGTTTATTATTTAACAGATAA
- a CDS encoding response regulator transcription factor: MSIAKQKILVVDDEQDILELIAYNLKREGYQVSTASNGHEAINVAKDINPDLIILDVMMPKMDGIEACRLMRAMPEFKNTFMVFLTARSEEYSEIAGFHVGADDYIAKPIKPRALMSRINAILRRNVSEEAARSQDRLEIMDLVIDRDSFLVYRGEQKIVLAKKEFELMYLLASKPNKVFTREQILKSIWEDSVVVTNRTIDVHIRKLREKIGEDYVTTVKGVGYKFDVA, encoded by the coding sequence ATGAGCATTGCAAAGCAAAAAATATTAGTAGTTGATGACGAGCAAGATATTCTAGAGTTAATTGCTTACAATCTTAAGCGTGAAGGATATCAAGTATCGACTGCTTCGAATGGTCACGAAGCTATCAATGTAGCAAAGGATATTAATCCAGATCTGATTATTTTGGATGTTATGATGCCTAAGATGGACGGTATCGAAGCCTGCCGATTAATGCGTGCTATGCCAGAGTTTAAAAATACATTTATGGTATTTTTAACGGCTAGAAGTGAAGAGTATTCTGAAATTGCAGGTTTCCATGTTGGAGCCGACGATTATATTGCAAAGCCTATCAAGCCCCGTGCTTTGATGAGCCGTATCAATGCCATTCTAAGAAGAAATGTTTCGGAAGAAGCAGCACGATCACAAGACAGATTAGAGATTATGGATCTGGTGATTGATCGTGATTCTTTTTTAGTGTACCGTGGAGAACAGAAAATTGTACTTGCAAAAAAAGAATTTGAATTGATGTACTTATTAGCATCAAAACCAAATAAAGTTTTTACAAGAGAACAAATTTTGAAAAGTATTTGGGAAGATTCAGTAGTTGTTACCAACAGAACAATTGATGTACACATCAGAAAGCTTAGAGAAAAAATTGGTGAAGATTATGTAACCACCGTTAAAGGTGTTGGATACAAATTTGATGTTGCCTAA
- a CDS encoding TlpA family protein disulfide reductase, translating into MMKQTLLVVGCLFLFLIGCKNKDEFTISGQIENPGNIKVISLYEGERKLDSMFFGDKNAFQFKRPTSQARLLSLRVGKNRYDLIASPGEDIVFKADLQKDVNDYQLEGSELSSSIQSFSKMRNRRDAVRDSLQADFAKKSISADVDDIENLRSEYKQKFTEQLQYYTKAAVDFAEQHDDIAGFYAISTLDPEIAEAEIITYADKIKDKFLDNGYVTQFKEETNKLRKLAVGQPAPDFESFTPNNKSIKLSDFKGKYVLLDFWASWCMPCRQENPNIVKLYNQYKGKGFDVFGVSLDDNPGPWMRAIADDQLQWTQASDLKAWGSVVVGLYRITGIPASYVLNPEGLIIAKNLRGKELEDFLKKTLK; encoded by the coding sequence ATGATGAAGCAGACGTTGCTAGTGGTGGGTTGTTTATTTTTATTTCTAATCGGATGTAAAAATAAAGATGAGTTTACAATTTCTGGCCAAATTGAAAATCCAGGAAATATTAAAGTAATATCGTTATACGAAGGCGAAAGAAAATTGGACTCCATGTTTTTTGGAGACAAAAATGCCTTTCAATTTAAAAGACCTACTAGTCAGGCGCGTCTATTATCACTTCGTGTAGGTAAAAATCGTTATGATTTAATTGCTTCACCAGGAGAGGACATTGTTTTCAAGGCAGATCTTCAGAAAGATGTTAACGATTATCAATTAGAGGGCTCTGAGTTGTCATCATCGATTCAGAGTTTCTCAAAAATGAGAAATCGACGTGATGCAGTTCGCGATTCCTTACAGGCAGATTTTGCGAAGAAATCCATCTCAGCTGATGTGGATGATATTGAAAATCTGCGTAGTGAGTACAAACAAAAGTTTACAGAGCAATTGCAGTACTATACAAAAGCAGCGGTAGATTTTGCTGAACAGCACGATGATATCGCTGGATTTTATGCCATCAGTACACTAGACCCGGAAATTGCAGAAGCTGAAATCATAACCTATGCCGATAAGATAAAAGATAAGTTCTTAGATAATGGCTATGTTACCCAGTTTAAAGAAGAAACAAATAAACTGAGAAAGTTGGCTGTAGGTCAACCAGCTCCAGACTTTGAATCGTTCACACCTAACAATAAATCCATCAAGTTATCAGATTTCAAAGGAAAATATGTTCTGTTGGATTTTTGGGCGTCTTGGTGTATGCCATGTCGTCAAGAAAATCCGAATATTGTCAAATTATATAATCAATACAAAGGAAAAGGTTTTGACGTTTTCGGAGTATCTCTTGATGATAATCCGGGACCATGGATGCGTGCCATAGCAGATGATCAGTTACAATGGACGCAGGCATCTGATTTAAAAGCATGGGGATCCGTTGTTGTTGGTCTGTATCGAATCACAGGGATACCAGCCTCCTATGTCTTAAATCCAGAAGGCTTGATCATTGCTAAAAACCTACGCGGTAAAGAATTGGAAGATTTTTTAAAGAAAACTTTAAAATAG
- the alaS gene encoding alanine--tRNA ligase: MTSREIRQAFLDFFKSKGHQIVPSAPVVVKNDPTLMFTNAGMNQFKDLFLGEAAIKFPRVADTQRCLRVSGKHNDLEEVGIDTYHHTLFEMLGNWSFGDYFKKEAIQWAWELFTDVYKLDKDRLYVTIFEGDDSEGLAKDTEAYDFWKALIAEDRILLGNKKDNFWEMGETGPCGPCSEIHYDMRTQEERQEVAGQSLVNADHPQVIEVWNLVFMQFNRLKDGSLQPLPAKHVDTGMGFERLVRSIQGKTSNYDTDVFQPTIQFISQKAGIAYGADEKTDIAMRVVADHIRAISFAIADGQLPSNNKAGYVIRRILRRAVRYAYTFLNFKTPFINELVPLLAAQFDGVFNELKAQESFVQKVILEEEVSFLRTLVTGVQRFENYAESNTTVDGDFAFELYDTYGFPIDLTELLAREKNLSVDMVGFNKALQIQKDRSRAATAIDTGDWILVNEDEGFEFVGYDTLSAKTEIVKYRKVSAKGKDQFQLVLSVTPFYAEGGGQVGDTGVLISEATGEKIFVTDTKKENGLFVHFIDTLPQSFEGLFVAQVDQAKRQDTENNHSATHLLHAALKQVLGDHVNQKGSLVNDDILRFDVSHFSKVTEEEIKQVEDIVNAKIRENISLKEERNIPYQQALDSGVTALFGEKYGDYVRVITFDDQFSKELCGGTHVKATGQIGFFKITSESAVAAGVRRIEAITGTKSAAVIREHFELVDQIKGLLNNPKDFVAAMGKILDENSALKKEIEKTIIEKSLALKSDLESKLQQVGDVNFLATVVDLPNAEAVKTLAYALKGAVNNLFLVIGADFDGKPSLTVVISDELAKSKGLNAGNIIRDLAKDIQGGGGGQPFFATAGGKNSAGLQTAIDRAIEFIK; the protein is encoded by the coding sequence ATGACAAGTAGAGAAATTCGTCAGGCTTTTTTGGATTTTTTCAAAAGTAAAGGACACCAAATCGTACCATCTGCACCAGTTGTGGTGAAAAATGACCCCACATTGATGTTTACAAACGCGGGAATGAATCAGTTTAAAGATTTATTTTTAGGCGAAGCCGCCATTAAATTTCCACGTGTCGCCGATACACAGCGTTGTTTACGTGTTTCTGGTAAACATAATGATTTGGAAGAAGTAGGTATTGATACCTACCACCATACCTTATTTGAAATGTTGGGCAATTGGAGCTTTGGCGATTATTTCAAAAAAGAGGCTATTCAGTGGGCTTGGGAGTTATTTACTGATGTATACAAATTAGATAAAGACCGTCTTTACGTAACGATTTTCGAAGGTGATGATTCAGAAGGACTAGCAAAGGATACTGAAGCCTATGATTTTTGGAAAGCTTTAATCGCTGAAGATCGTATTCTATTAGGAAATAAAAAAGATAATTTTTGGGAAATGGGAGAGACAGGACCATGTGGTCCATGTTCCGAAATCCATTACGATATGCGTACGCAAGAAGAACGTCAAGAAGTAGCTGGACAGTCACTTGTTAACGCCGATCATCCGCAAGTAATTGAAGTATGGAATTTGGTTTTCATGCAGTTCAACCGTCTAAAAGATGGTTCATTGCAACCTTTACCAGCAAAACATGTGGATACAGGAATGGGTTTTGAGCGTTTGGTACGTTCTATTCAAGGGAAAACATCTAACTACGATACCGATGTTTTTCAGCCTACTATTCAGTTCATCTCTCAAAAAGCCGGGATAGCTTATGGTGCGGATGAGAAAACAGATATTGCAATGCGTGTAGTTGCAGACCATATTCGGGCGATTAGTTTTGCCATTGCCGATGGTCAGCTACCTTCTAATAATAAAGCAGGTTATGTAATCCGTCGTATTTTACGTCGTGCAGTGCGTTATGCGTATACCTTCCTAAATTTCAAAACACCATTCATAAATGAGCTAGTCCCTTTGTTGGCGGCACAGTTTGATGGTGTATTTAACGAATTGAAAGCACAGGAAAGTTTTGTTCAAAAAGTAATCTTAGAAGAGGAAGTGTCTTTCTTAAGAACTTTAGTCACAGGAGTACAGCGTTTCGAAAATTATGCTGAATCAAATACAACTGTTGATGGTGATTTTGCATTTGAATTATATGATACTTATGGCTTTCCAATAGACTTGACCGAGTTACTAGCGAGAGAGAAAAATCTTTCCGTTGATATGGTCGGTTTTAATAAAGCATTGCAGATCCAAAAAGACCGTTCACGTGCAGCAACTGCCATTGATACAGGAGACTGGATTTTAGTCAATGAAGATGAAGGCTTTGAATTTGTTGGATACGATACACTAAGTGCAAAAACAGAAATTGTAAAATACCGTAAAGTTTCAGCAAAAGGAAAAGACCAATTTCAATTGGTTTTATCGGTCACACCTTTTTATGCAGAAGGTGGTGGTCAGGTCGGTGACACTGGAGTTTTGATTTCTGAAGCTACAGGTGAGAAGATATTTGTAACCGATACAAAAAAGGAAAATGGGTTGTTCGTACATTTTATAGATACCCTCCCACAAAGTTTTGAAGGCCTTTTTGTAGCTCAAGTCGATCAGGCAAAAAGACAGGATACAGAGAATAATCACTCTGCGACGCATTTATTGCACGCTGCATTAAAGCAGGTATTAGGCGATCATGTGAATCAAAAAGGTTCCTTAGTAAATGATGATATTTTACGTTTTGATGTTTCTCACTTCTCTAAAGTAACAGAAGAGGAAATCAAACAAGTCGAAGATATTGTCAATGCTAAGATTCGTGAAAATATTTCATTGAAAGAAGAACGCAATATTCCTTACCAACAAGCATTAGATTCAGGAGTAACTGCGTTGTTTGGTGAAAAATATGGCGATTATGTGCGTGTCATTACTTTTGATGATCAATTTTCAAAAGAACTATGTGGTGGTACGCATGTTAAAGCTACCGGTCAGATCGGTTTCTTTAAGATTACATCAGAGTCTGCCGTTGCAGCAGGTGTACGTCGTATCGAAGCGATTACAGGAACGAAATCTGCAGCAGTGATCCGTGAACATTTTGAATTAGTTGACCAAATCAAAGGGTTATTAAATAATCCAAAAGACTTTGTTGCCGCAATGGGTAAAATCCTGGACGAAAACAGTGCTTTGAAAAAGGAAATTGAAAAAACGATTATTGAAAAATCATTAGCGTTAAAATCAGACCTCGAAAGCAAATTACAACAAGTAGGTGATGTTAATTTCTTAGCCACAGTTGTTGATTTGCCAAACGCAGAGGCTGTAAAGACCTTAGCTTACGCATTAAAAGGAGCCGTTAATAACTTATTCTTAGTAATAGGAGCTGATTTTGACGGTAAACCAAGTTTGACCGTTGTCATCTCAGATGAATTAGCAAAATCAAAAGGCTTGAATGCTGGAAATATTATCCGGGATTTAGCAAAAGACATCCAAGGTGGTGGTGGAGGACAGCCGTTCTTTGCGACAGCCGGAGGAAAAAATAGTGCCGGATTACAAACAGCGATAGATAGAGCAATAGAATTTATAAAATAA
- a CDS encoding universal stress protein, which produces MSNKILVPIDFSENANTAVQFAIDLAKKRGFDIHLYHNYTVSSSTFDDVNSDSSDDNFKADVLMADLIEKLKANNPTIVFTSKCERGIITESLLKETKNTTYSAIIMGTKGKTDDTSVIVGSTTYAVSQKSNIPVIAIPFNYQTKDIKKIGLLSNFKYAELDTLNEYIKIFGSDVKVQIIHVHYHSESESDIEDKLEIWKYQIKKHTEITDVDIEVDSIQTDVEELDTIPEVINDIIKDEEIDVVLITKTRKSFFERLFKKSVAKQIIHHPIIPTFFSKA; this is translated from the coding sequence ATGAGCAATAAAATTTTAGTCCCGATTGATTTTTCAGAGAACGCCAACACGGCTGTTCAATTTGCAATTGATTTGGCAAAAAAGAGAGGGTTTGATATTCATTTATATCATAACTATACCGTTTCGTCCAGTACTTTTGATGATGTAAACAGTGATAGTTCTGATGATAATTTCAAAGCAGATGTTTTAATGGCTGATTTAATCGAGAAACTAAAGGCCAATAATCCTACTATCGTTTTCACGTCAAAATGTGAGCGCGGCATTATTACGGAGTCCCTGTTGAAAGAAACGAAAAATACTACTTATTCGGCTATTATCATGGGTACTAAGGGTAAAACAGATGATACCAGTGTGATAGTGGGCAGTACAACATATGCTGTTAGTCAGAAAAGTAATATTCCCGTTATTGCGATCCCCTTTAATTACCAAACAAAAGATATTAAGAAAATAGGTTTATTGTCCAATTTTAAATATGCTGAATTGGATACGTTAAATGAATACATCAAAATATTCGGATCTGATGTCAAAGTACAGATTATTCACGTACACTACCATTCGGAGTCTGAATCTGACATTGAGGATAAATTAGAAATTTGGAAATATCAAATCAAAAAGCACACGGAAATAACCGATGTGGATATAGAAGTAGATTCTATACAAACTGATGTAGAAGAATTGGACACTATTCCTGAGGTAATCAATGATATCATCAAAGATGAAGAAATCGATGTTGTATTGATCACGAAAACACGTAAGTCATTTTTTGAAAGATTGTTCAAAAAATCTGTCGCCAAACAAATCATTCATCATCCTATTATTCCAACATTTTTTTCTAAAGCTTAA